The following nucleotide sequence is from Streptomyces xiamenensis.
CGCACGCCCAGCGCGCGCAGGCGCTCGTACTCGGCCCCCACGTCCTGGACGGCGAAGGAGGCCGCTGGGATACCGTCCTGGACCAGAGCCTCCTTGTACGGCCCGACCGCCGGATGACCGCTGGGTTCCAGCAGCAGCTCCGGGCCGTCCGGGTCCTCGGGCGAGACCACGGTCAGCCACCGGGCCGCGCCGATCGGCTCGTCCTCCTTCGTCAGGAAGCCGAGCACCTCGGTGTAGAAGCGCAGGGCCTTCGCCTGGTCGTCGACGAAGACCTGGGTCAGATGGATCCTCATGGGGTGTCCTCCGGGGGATGCCTGAGCCACCGCGTGACGATGTGCTCGAGTGGCTGGGTGTGGAGATCGTGGAACTTGTAGCGGCCCTCGCGCCGGGTCCTGATCAGGCCGGCGGATTCCAGCACGCCCAGGTGCTGGCTTATGGCCTGCCGGGTCAGCCCCAGACCGTGCTTGGTCACCAGTCGTGCACAGATCTCGAACAGGGTCTGACCGTCGCGTTCCGCCAGCTCATCGAGTATGCGCCGCCGGGTGGGATCGGCCAGGGCCCTGAAAACGTCGTCCGTCACGCACCCACCATAGGCAAGCGGAGACTTGCCTATCAAGGCGGGCCGACCGGCCCGACGGCGACCCGTACCTCTCTTCGGGCGGCATCCCGGGACACGGGCACCGGCGGTGCCGCCGGTGCCCCGGCCCGCCCGGGCGGCGGCCTACCGTCTCAGGTATGACAGCGACGATCGACCTGAACGACGGCACGTCCATCCCGCAGCTCGGCTTCGGTACCTACCTGGTGCCGCCGCAGGACACCGCGGCCACGGTCGGATCGGCTCTGGAGGCGGGCTACCGGCACATCGACACCGCCCAGATGTACGGCAACGAGGCGGAGGTCGGCCAAGCCGTCGCCGACAGTGGCCTGCCGCGCCAGGAGCTGTACCTCACCAGCAAGCTCGACAACGGCAACCACCGCCCGGACGACGTACGGCGCACCTTCGAGGAATCCCTCACCAGGCTCGGTCTGGAGCGGCTCGACCTGTTCCTGATCCACTGGCCGCTGCCCACCCGGTACGACGGCGACTACGTCTCCACCTGGAAGGCCGTCGCCGACCTCATCGGCGAGGGCACGCTGCGGTCGGCCGGTGTCTCCAACTTCGAGCCGGACCACCTGGAGCGGATCATCGGCGAGACCGGGATCGTCCCCGCCGTCAACCAGATCGAGGTCCACCCGTACTTCCCCAACGAGCGGGCCCGCGAGGCGTCCCTGCGGCACGGCATCGCCGTCGAGGCGTGGGGGCCGCTCGGCCAGGGCGCCGTCCTGGGCGACGAGGCCGTCGCCTCCATCGCGGAGCGCACCGGCCGTACCCCCGCCCAGGTGATCCTGCGCTGGCACATCCAGCGCGGGGACATCGTCTTCCCGAAGTCCATGAACCGCGCGCGCATGGAGGAGAACGCCCGCATCTTCGACTTCGAGCTCTCCCCGGAGGACGTCCGGGCCATCAACGGCCTGGACCGCGGCCCGGCCGGACGCGGCGGCCCGGACCCCAACACCTTCGACTACGTGGGCTGACCGGGCGCGGGCAACGTCCCCCGGCCGCAGGTCGTGGGACACGCGGGCGGGTGCTGAGGAGCCATCAGCACCTGCCCGTCATCCGTACGATCACCACATGATTCCGGGTACGGCCGGTTCCCGGCACCTCCGGCCATGGCACTACATCGCCGCCGCGTACACCTTCGCCGTCGGCATGGCCGGTACCACCCTGCCGACCCCCCTGTACGGCCTCTACCAGCGCCAGATCGGCTTCTCCTCCTTTCTCGTGACGGTCATCTTCGCGACCTACGCGGTCGGCGTCATCGCCGTGCTCGTGCTCGCCGGAGACCTGTCCGACCTGCGCGGACGGCGCCCGGTCCTGCTCATCGCGCTGCTCCTGTCCATGGCGGCCGCCGGCTGCTTCCTCGCCGAGGGCGGACTGCCCTGGCTGCTGGCCGGCCGCCTCCTGTCCGGCTTCTCCGCCGGCCTGCTCACGGGCACCGCCACCGTCACCGTCATGGAACTGGCCCCGCCCGGCGGCCGCGAACGCGCCGCGTTCGCCGCCACCGCCGCCAACATGGGCGGCCTCGGGTGCGGACCCCTGCTGGCCGGGGTACTCGCCGAGTACGCCCCGGCGCCCCTGCGGCTGCCCTACCTCGCCCATCTGGGACTTCTCGTGGTGGCCTGCGCCCTCACCGCGGCGCTGCCCGAGACCGCCCGCCCGGACCGCCCGCCGCCCCCGCTGCGAATCCGCCCGCCCGGGGTGCCGCACCAGGTCCGCACGGCGTTCGTCCCGGCGGCCCTGGCCGGATTCGCGGGCTTCGCCATGTTCGGCCTGTTCACCTCGGTCGCGCCCACCTTCATGGCCACCCACCTCGGGGTGCACAACCTGGCCGTCTCCGGCGCCGTGGTCTTCTCCGCGTTCGCCTCCTCCACCGCCGGCCAGCTGACGGCGGGCCGGCTGCCCGGCACCCGGGCGCTGCCCGCCGGCTGTTTCCTCCTGGTGGCCGGCATGCTGCTGATCGGCGCCTCGCTGCTCACGGGTGAACTGGCGCTGCTCCTGGCCGGCGCGATCGTGGGCGGCACGGGACAGGGGCTCGCCTTCCGCGCCGGGGTGACCGCGGTGACCACGCGCGCCCCCCGGGAACGCCGGGGCGAGACCACCTCCGCGTTCTTCGTGGTCGCCTACCTCGGGATCTCCCTGCCCGTGCTGGGCGTGGGCGCCCTCACCCTCGTCATCGGACTGCGCGACGCCGGACTCGTCTTCACCGGCTGCGTGACGCTGCTGGCCGTGGCCATCGGCCTCCACCTGCTGAGATCCCCGGCCGCCGGCCCGGGATCGCCGGGCCGCCCCTGACCGGCGGCGCGTTCAGCGGTGCGGGGAACGGCGGACACTCAGGACGGCGACATCGTCCTGCTGCTCGGCCCTGCCCGCGAAGGACCGGGCGTCGTCGTACAGCGCCTTCGGCAGCTCGCTGCGGGAGCGGCCGGCGAGGTTCCGCAGCCGCTCGTCGACCGGGTAGAACGTCCCGTCGCCGGCACGGGTCTCGGTGAGCCCGTCGGTGGTCAGCAGCAGGGTCGAACCGGTGGGGAAGTCGAACCAGCCCACCGTCGCCGGCTCGGCCGCCAGCGCGGCGAGGCCCAGTGGGACGCCGGAATCGAGGGCCGGGGCGGTGACGGCACCGTCGTGCACCAGCCGGGGCGGGATGTGACCGCAGTTGACGAACTGTGTCTCGGTGCCGGCGTCCACGCTGACGACGAGCGCGGTGACGAAGCGTTCGTCGTCGCCCAACTGCTCGGCGTACGAGTTGTGGCGCACGACCGAGGCGTCCAGGGCGTCCACGAGCGCCGTGAGGGTCGGCTCGCGGTGGGCGGCCTCGCGGAAGGCACCGATGACGGCGAACGCGGCGCCCACCGCGGCCAGCCCCTTGCCCTGCACGTCGCCGATCAGGATGCGGGTGCCCCACGGCGAGGCGACGACGTCGTAGATGTCCCCGCCCACCAGCCGCTCCTCCTGAACGGGCTCGTAGACGCCGCTGACCAGCACGTGGTCGGTGAGCAGGGGCAGCGGGCGCAGGATGTGCCGCTGCATCGCGGCGGCGGTGGAGCGCAGCCGCAGCATCTCGTGCTCGCGCTTGATGCGCCGGTGGCAGGCGTAGACGGAGAGCGACCCCAGGGCGAGGGTGAGCAGCACCAGCAGCACCCGGTCCAGCCAGTGGCCGCTCTCCCGGTCGCGCACCAGCAGGGTGAGCAGGACGACGACGGTGGTCCAGGCGGCCACGAACCGTGTCTGGGCCACGGTGCACAGCGCCGACGCCGTGCCCGGCAGGAAGATCAGCAGCCCCAGCAGCCAGACCGTGGAACCGGACAGCACCCCGAGGACTTCGACCAGCACCGTCACCAGCAGCACGCCGGCGACCAGCTCCGTGGTGGGCGGCGGATCGATGGCCTGGAGGGCGTCGGGAGACGTCCTTTGGCGGATGCGGGTCATGGAGGCTCCCGGGCGGACGGCGGTCTCTGTGTACCGTACGAGGGAGACCCGCTCATCCGCCCTTCGGGTGGTCACTCCGGGGGAACGGCGGCCGGACCGGGCTCGCCCCCCTGCCGGGGCCCGTCCACGCGGAACGGGCCTCCGCACCGGGGGCGGCTGTGCCGGACCCCGGCGCGGATGCTCCCGCTCACTCCGTGCGGCGTCAGTCCGCCTCCGGTGGCCGGGCGGCGGTGTCCTGATGGATGTGCAGT
It contains:
- a CDS encoding VOC family protein; the encoded protein is MRIHLTQVFVDDQAKALRFYTEVLGFLTKEDEPIGAARWLTVVSPEDPDGPELLLEPSGHPAVGPYKEALVQDGIPAASFAVQDVGAEYERLRALGVRFTQDPLEMGPVTTAVLDDTCGNLIQIVHRRA
- a CDS encoding ArsR/SmtB family transcription factor — encoded protein: MTDDVFRALADPTRRRILDELAERDGQTLFEICARLVTKHGLGLTRQAISQHLGVLESAGLIRTRREGRYKFHDLHTQPLEHIVTRWLRHPPEDTP
- a CDS encoding aldo/keto reductase; translated protein: MTATIDLNDGTSIPQLGFGTYLVPPQDTAATVGSALEAGYRHIDTAQMYGNEAEVGQAVADSGLPRQELYLTSKLDNGNHRPDDVRRTFEESLTRLGLERLDLFLIHWPLPTRYDGDYVSTWKAVADLIGEGTLRSAGVSNFEPDHLERIIGETGIVPAVNQIEVHPYFPNERAREASLRHGIAVEAWGPLGQGAVLGDEAVASIAERTGRTPAQVILRWHIQRGDIVFPKSMNRARMEENARIFDFELSPEDVRAINGLDRGPAGRGGPDPNTFDYVG
- a CDS encoding MFS transporter — translated: MIPGTAGSRHLRPWHYIAAAYTFAVGMAGTTLPTPLYGLYQRQIGFSSFLVTVIFATYAVGVIAVLVLAGDLSDLRGRRPVLLIALLLSMAAAGCFLAEGGLPWLLAGRLLSGFSAGLLTGTATVTVMELAPPGGRERAAFAATAANMGGLGCGPLLAGVLAEYAPAPLRLPYLAHLGLLVVACALTAALPETARPDRPPPPLRIRPPGVPHQVRTAFVPAALAGFAGFAMFGLFTSVAPTFMATHLGVHNLAVSGAVVFSAFASSTAGQLTAGRLPGTRALPAGCFLLVAGMLLIGASLLTGELALLLAGAIVGGTGQGLAFRAGVTAVTTRAPRERRGETTSAFFVVAYLGISLPVLGVGALTLVIGLRDAGLVFTGCVTLLAVAIGLHLLRSPAAGPGSPGRP
- a CDS encoding PP2C family protein-serine/threonine phosphatase, translating into MTRIRQRTSPDALQAIDPPPTTELVAGVLLVTVLVEVLGVLSGSTVWLLGLLIFLPGTASALCTVAQTRFVAAWTTVVVLLTLLVRDRESGHWLDRVLLVLLTLALGSLSVYACHRRIKREHEMLRLRSTAAAMQRHILRPLPLLTDHVLVSGVYEPVQEERLVGGDIYDVVASPWGTRILIGDVQGKGLAAVGAAFAVIGAFREAAHREPTLTALVDALDASVVRHNSYAEQLGDDERFVTALVVSVDAGTETQFVNCGHIPPRLVHDGAVTAPALDSGVPLGLAALAAEPATVGWFDFPTGSTLLLTTDGLTETRAGDGTFYPVDERLRNLAGRSRSELPKALYDDARSFAGRAEQQDDVAVLSVRRSPHR